GCTCTACCTATGGTCTGTATTAGGGAAGTGTAGCTTCTTAGGAAGCCTTCTTTATCTGCCTCTAAGATGGCGACAAGACAGACCTCGGGAAGGTCAAGGCCTTCCCTGAGGAGGTTTACACCTACTATGACGTCTATGCTTCCTTGTCTTAGCTCCTTTACCACCTTTGCCCTCTCTATAGCATCCAGGTCTGAGTGCATGTACTTTGCTTTTATTCCCCTTTCAGATAGGTAGTCTGCTACATCTTCTGCGAGCCTCTTTGTGGTAGTAAGAACCAAGGCCTTGCAACCTTTTTTCTTCCTCTCCTGGATCTCTCTTAGTAGATCTTCAAGTTGACCCTTTGTGGGACGTACTTCCACTTCCGGGTCCAGTAGTCCGGTGGGACGCACTATCTGTTCCACTATTACACCTTTAGACCTTTCTATTTCCCAATCGGAGGGTGTTGCAGAGACGTATATAACTTGGTTTATCCTCTGTAAGAACTCCTCAAAGGTAAGGGGTCTGTTGTCAAGGGCGGAGGGAAGCCTCCAACCATACTCTACGAGTTTTTCCTTCCTGGATCTGTCTCCGTTGTACATAGCCCTGACCTGCGGGATGGTAACGTGAGATTCGTCCACTATAAGAAGGAAATCTTCTGGAAAGTAGTCAAGAAGGGTATATGGTGGTTCCCCCGGTTTCCTTCCATCAAAGTACCTTGAGTAGTTTTCAATACCCTTACAGTAACCGAGCTCTCTTATCATCTCTATGTCGTGCATGGTCCTTTGGTAAAGTCTTTGGGCTTCTACTTCTCTCCCCAGGCTTTTAAAGTACTTTACCCTTTCATAAAGGTCCCTTTCTATCTGTTCAAGGGCCTCTTCTACTATACTCCTTGGCGCTATGTAGTGGGAAGCTGGAAAGAAAGTATACTTCTGAAGGGAAGATATGGTATGCCTGTTGAGTGGGTCCAGAGTGGTTATGGCTTCTATCTCATCGTCCCAGAATTCTATCCTCACAAGGTAATCTTCGGCTTCTGAGGGCATAACCTCAATGGCGTTGCCTCTCACAGAGAAAGTAGCCCTCTTGTAAGAATAGTCATTCCTTGAGTAGCCTATCTCCACCAACTTCCTCGCTAAGGTGGTGGGGCTTATCCTGTCACCCACCTTTACACTTATCCTAAGGTTCCAGTAGTGATCTGGGTGACCAAGGCCATATATGCAAGATACAGAGGCTACCACTATTACATCCCTTCTTTCCAACACGGAGACTGTGGCAGAGTGCCTGTATCTTTCTAGAACCTCGTTTATGCTTGCATCCTTCTCTATATACAGGTCCTTTTCGGGTATGTAAGCTTCGGGTTGATAGTAATCGTAGTAGGAGATAAAGTACTCTACGGCGTTGTTTGGGAAAAGTTCCTTCAGCTCCCTGTAGAGCTGGGCTGCAAGGATCTTGTTATGACACAAAACCAGCGTAGGTTTTTCCCACTTA
The DNA window shown above is from Thermocrinis minervae and carries:
- the uvrB gene encoding excinuclease ABC subunit UvrB — translated: MRVKEGTFELITHLKPAGDQTKAIRELLNNLERGVKEQVLLGATGTGKTFTIANVIAKWEKPTLVLCHNKILAAQLYRELKELFPNNAVEYFISYYDYYQPEAYIPEKDLYIEKDASINEVLERYRHSATVSVLERRDVIVVASVSCIYGLGHPDHYWNLRISVKVGDRISPTTLARKLVEIGYSRNDYSYKRATFSVRGNAIEVMPSEAEDYLVRIEFWDDEIEAITTLDPLNRHTISSLQKYTFFPASHYIAPRSIVEEALEQIERDLYERVKYFKSLGREVEAQRLYQRTMHDIEMIRELGYCKGIENYSRYFDGRKPGEPPYTLLDYFPEDFLLIVDESHVTIPQVRAMYNGDRSRKEKLVEYGWRLPSALDNRPLTFEEFLQRINQVIYVSATPSDWEIERSKGVIVEQIVRPTGLLDPEVEVRPTKGQLEDLLREIQERKKKGCKALVLTTTKRLAEDVADYLSERGIKAKYMHSDLDAIERAKVVKELRQGSIDVIVGVNLLREGLDLPEVCLVAILEADKEGFLRSYTSLIQTIGRAARNVMGKAILYADRVTPSMQRAIEETNRRRKIQEEYNKKHGIQPRSIVKPVKDLLAIEELDYVKLPTTIPKGISSEEDIIERINKLEKEMWEAAKKWEFEKAAKIRDEIKKLREMLNLV